The following coding sequences lie in one Arachis hypogaea cultivar Tifrunner chromosome 4, arahy.Tifrunner.gnm2.J5K5, whole genome shotgun sequence genomic window:
- the LOC112797146 gene encoding alanine--glyoxylate aminotransferase 2 homolog 3, mitochondrial, producing the protein MPASAAARLVFCRRSSSWPQHQLFRRALSQRATKTKDAPAASAVVPPSELPPFDYVPQPYTGPSSDEILAKRREYLSPSIMHLYKTPVNVVEGKMQYLFDDKGRRYLDAFGGIATVCCGHCHPDVVAAIVEQTKRLQHSTVLYLNHSIADFAETLASKLPGNLKVAFFTNSGTEANELAILIAKMYTGCHDVISLRNSYHGNATGTMAATAQSIWKFNVVQSGVHHAINPDPYRGIFGSEEEKYARDVQDIINFGTSGNVAAFVAEAIQGVGGIVEMAPGYLPLAYDMVRKAGGLCIADEVQAGFARVGSHFWGFETHGVVPDIVTVAKGIGNGIPLGAVVTTPEIAKALTQRNYFNTFGGNPVCTAAGLAVLRVIEKENLQENALLVGSYLKQRLNSLQDKYDLIGDVRGKGLMLGVEFVTDRELKTPAKDETLHLLDQLKELGVLVGKGGYYGNVFRITPALCFTKEDADFLVDAMDYSLSRI; encoded by the exons ATGCCAGCATCCGCAGCAGCAAGACTTGTCTTTTGCCGCCGATCATCTTCTTGGCCACAGCACCAACTTTTCCGTAGGGCGCTTTCTCAGCGGGCCACGAAAACAAAAGATGCCCCTGCAGCATCAGCAGTGGTACCACCGTCGGAATTGCCGCCGTTCGATTATGTGCCGCAGCCGTATACCGGACCTTCCTCGGACGAAATTCTGGCGAAGCGTCGGGAGTACCTCAGCCCTTCCATTATGCACCTTTACAAGACTCCG GTGAATGTAGTGGAAGGAAAGATGCAATACCTGTTTGATGATAAGGGACGGAGGTACCTTGACGCATTCGGGGGAATTGCTACGGTGTGCTGCGGGCATTGCCACCCTGATGTGGTGGCGGCCATAGTGGAACAAACAAAACGGTTGCAGCACTCTACAGTATTGTATCTGAACCATTCCATTGCTGATTTTGCTGAGACCCTGGCTTCTAAGCTCCCCGGTAATCTAAAG GTTGCGTTTTTCACAAATTCCGGAACAGAAGCAAACGAATTAGCAATACTGATAGCAAAGATGTACACGGGGTGCCATGACGTAATATCTCTAAGAAACTCTTATCATGGGAATGCAACTGGGACCATGGCAGCCACAGCTCAAAGCATTTGGAAATTCAATGTTGTGCAG AGTGGTGTCCATCACGCTATAAATCCAGACCCTTACAGAGGCATTTTTGGTTCTGAGGAAGAGAAGTATGCAAGGGATGTCCAAGACATCATCAATTTCGGAACTTCTGGCAATGTTGCCGCCTTCGTGGCCGAGGCCATACAG ggAGTGGGGGGCATTGTTGAGATGGCTCCTGGTTACTTGCCACTTGCATATGATATGGTTAGAAAAGCTGGGGGTCTTTGTATTGCTGACGAAGTTCAAGCTGGATTTGCACGTGTTGGTAGccatttttggggttttgagaccCATGGTGTTGTACCTGACATTGTCACCGTTGCAAAG GGTATTGGAAATGGCATTCCCCTTGGTGCTGTAGTAACCACTCCAGAGATTGCAAAGGCATTGACTCAGAGAAATTACTTTAACACCTTTGGTGGCAACCCTGTTTGCACTGCTGCAGGATTGGCTGTTTTGAGAGTAATAGAAAAAGAGAACCTTCAAGAAAATGCATTGCTAGTTGGATCTTATTTGAAGCAAAGGCTTAATTCTCTCCAGGACAAATATGACT TGATTGGTGATGTGAGAGGAAAAGGCTTGATGCTTGGTGTTGAATTTGTTACTGATCGTGAACTTAAAACACCAGCAAAAGATGAAACACTACACTTGTTGGACCAACTTAAAG AATTAGGCGTGCTAGTTGGGAAAGGTGGATACTATGGAAATGTCTTCAGAATCACACCTGCATTGtgtttcaccaaagaagatgcag ACTTCCTTGTGGATGCAATGGACTACTCACTATCTAGAATCTGA